The genomic window cagcctctGCAGCCCCCGAGCTCGGCCTGGGAGGGGGCGCCCTGCACTGGGGGGAGCCGAGCGGGGCGCCGCCCCCTGAGGCCCCCCAGAAGCAGGGCCCTGCCCAGGccgaggaggaggacgaggaggaggtcCAGGAGGACCCCGGCGTCCGGGCCATGCTGCGCGCCGTGGCCGGCAGCCGCATCCCGGTGCGCAGCCAGCAGAAGGACGAGCCCGACTTCACCGAGAGGGAGAAGGTGGCCATCCTGCGCCGCCTCTACCGCGACAAGCCCCTGGTCTTCCTGGAGCGGTTCCGCAGCAGCCTCCGCGAGGAGCACCTGGCCTGCTTCCAGCACCTGCGCGGGGACTACCGGGCCGACTTCTACTGCGCCGAGGTGCTGCGGGGGGCCGCCGCCCGGGGCAGGGCCTCCCGCACCCGCCTGCGCAACCGGCGCTACGCAGCCCTGCAGGAGCTCATCCGCGGTACGGGCCCGCGGCCCGGGACCCGCGGGGGGACAGGGAGGAGGACACGGAGGGAGACCCCCGCGGGGACGGGGACACGGAGCGGGACAGGGAGGATACAGAGGGAGACCGCCAGAGGGACGGGGACACGGAGCGGGACAGGGAGGATACAGAGGGAGGCCGCCAGAGGGAGGAGGACACGGAGGGAGACCCCCGTGGGGACGGGGACACGGAGCGGGACGGGGACGGGGACACGGAGGGAGACCCCCGGGAGGACGGGGACACGGAGCGGGACAGGGAGGAGGACACGGAGGGAGACCCCTGCGGGGACAGAGACACGGAGCGGGACAGTGATGGGGATAGGGAGACGGAGCCGACCCCCCCCCCAAGGGGACTCGGAGGGACGGGGACACGGAGCAGGACAGTGATAGGGATAGGGAGACAGCCGAACCCCCAAGGGGACACGAAGCGGGATAATGATGGGGATAGAGGCGCTCAGAGCTGGACCCCCAGGGGATCGGGACACGGATTTGGCCGGTGATGGGGTCAGAGACAGGAACAAGGACCAGCTTAGTGATGGGGACATGCACACGGGGTCATTCCTACAGATGGCCGCCCCGCCAGCTCTAGGCCAGGCCAGGGACACGGCAGCAGATACACTGCGACAGTCTGGACCATATCAGCACACATCTACCCCCCCCCAACTCCGTGCCCCCAAACACAGGGTGGGGTCACTCAATACAGGTCCCGGCTGCTCCAAGAAACCCACGCTGCCCCCTCCTGTCCCAAGCTGAGGGCCGGGGGTGCTgcagaggaggggaggggaagtgaGGCGTCTCCATTGGGCCCCATGTCCTGTTGTGCCCCAGGCGGGGAGTACTTCAGTGATGAGCAGATGCGGGCCCGGGACCCCCTGCTGTATGAGCAGTACATCGGGCAGTACCTGAGCGAAGAGGAGCTGGCCGCCCGCTCCCCAAAGACCCTGGCCCCGGATGGCTGCCCCCTGGCCGACCTGCTCCTCCAGTCCTACCAGGAGGGGGTGCTCCAGCGGAGGCTGCTGCAgcaacaggaggaggaggaggcctgCCTGGAGGAGGATGAAGacgaagaggaggaggatgaagaagaggaagaaagtgagaaaggGGTCCCCATCGGGCTGGGAGGGGCTGCAGAAGCTCCGGGGGCAGCCCGCACCCACCACCCGACTGGTCTGTCCAACAGATTGCGGGCCTGGGCAGGAGGAAGAAGCCTGGGTCCCCGACTCAGAGGAGAAGGTCATCCTCAGAGAGGAGTTCACCAGCAGGATGCACCAGCGCTTTCTGGACGGCAAAGACGGAGACTTTGACTACAGGTGGGCCCGATGTCCCCGCCCCCAGGAACGGAGGCTCCCTTGGGAGCACTGTCCCCGAAGCAGCCCGGGGAGGTGGGGAGCACGGGGGTCAGACAGAGCCGCCTTTGCTGATTGAAGTGGGGACCGGGACTCGGAAGCATGGGCCTGGACGGGAAAGCCCCGCCCCCTCCCGCAGTCTCGCCCCGCCCCCATTCTCTCCCTTTGGCTGAAACACGCCCGTTGagccccttcccccctccccccgctgcAGTAAGGTGGACGACAACCCGGAATTTGACAACTTGGACATTGTGACTCGGGACGAGGAAGAGCGCTACTTCGATGAAGAGGAGCCGGGGGAGGCGGAGCCAGATGAGGAAGACTAGCTAGAACTCGGACCCAAACTTGTCCCCCGGGGCAGTGGCCACCGGACCCCAGTAGGGGGCGCCCCCTGCCAGGCGCAGACATCCCCCACCTGGAACATGACTGATGAGGAAGCGCAGCCTCCGGTGCTTGTGTGGGGGGCCCAGGGCCGCACCCCCTCCCCGGGATCCCTCTGCCTCTCAGGGCCTCTCGTGGCGCGACCTCCGATCTCTGTTaatgccccctccccctccaggcCGCCCCCGAGCCCCATCTTGGTCAGGGCGGCTCGGAACAGAACTGGCCCCCCTCGCGTCCCCGACCACAGCCGCAACTTTCCCTTCCTTCACTTCCTCCTGCCCTGTTTACACTCCCCAAATACTTGCAGCCTGTTATCATGGGCCCTGAGTCATCCtttgcctttcccctcccctccccccagggccTTCCCACCCCTTCAGCCCAGCCCCGAGGCCCGTCTGGGTGGGGGGCGCACATGGCAAGCTAGCTGTGCCTAACGGGAGCCAGATGACCCTGGTGACTCAGCCGGCTGTGTGGGAACCCAGGCGTCCTGCCTTCCCAGGCCCCTGGCTCCCCTCCCCCAAAGGAAAAGCCGGCTCCGACTCTCCCTCCGTCCTCCCCCAAACCCTGGGGTTGGCCGGTGCTCGGCGCTCCCGAGATATCCGAAGCCATGGGAAAGAGACCACCTAGGTGCCTtgccctccctttctccccttccagTGGGGCTTTCCTACTGAGTCACGGGGGGAAGTGGGGTGAGTAAGGACTGGGGAGACGGGCCCCACCCCTACCCTTCTGCCTACCGGGGCCAGGGGCCAGGGCCAAAGTGCTCCGAAGGACCCGCACCAGTGGAAGCACACGGGCCAAGGTGAAGCCCCAGCCGCTGCGGTCCCGAGAGCCAAAGGGGGACACTGAGGCAGAGGACGCAGGCCAGGCTCGGACTAGAGGAGGCCGGGAAGAACCCCGGGCACTGAGAGGGGGAGGGCCCCAGGCTCGGGGTGAGCCCCGGGGTGGGCAGATGGGCCTCCCTGCATTTCCCCCGGGGAAATGGGCCAGCTCCCGACCCGTTGGGCTTCTGCGATCCGCTCGGTCCCCGGGGGCTCCAACCCCCCACCCCGACCCCGGCACCAGGCTGGGTGATTCCCGGCAGAGGATGACTGGTGTCCCAGGGGGGGCTGGGGGTCGGTCAGTGTGTCTGTCTCCCCGTGGGGGTGACGGGAGTGAGTCTGCGTCTGCGCTGGGCCAGGCCCTGTCTCGCCCACGGCCCTGGAGTCAGAGAAAATATTTGTGTTCCGGGCTGCCCCCTGCCGCCCCCTCAGGGACCCAGGCATCCCAGCCCGGGGCTCTGCCTCCCCTCCCGAGCGGGAGAAAGGAGCTGGGGAGCAGCTAGCACCTCCCAGCCCCCCTGCCCAGGATCCCCTCCCCAGGGTATGTACCATGTAAACACAGCAGGCCCGGGGATATTTATACAGTGGGCTGGGCTCCGTGCCAACGCCCACCGCAGCCCCTGCCCGCGGGCGCCCGCCTGCCACCGTGGCAGGCAGAGAGGCcccagggaagggggaaggaggggtggGCACAAATGCACACCCCAAGCCACAGACAACACAAAACACACCAGCTGGAGGGAAAACACCCAGGCTCCAAGACACAAACACACCCACTCAGATGTGAATGTGCACAGACTCGGCCGGGCCGCCCTGACCCCCCTCGAGCCTCTCACACGCGCGCGCCGGGGAAGGAGCCGGCCGGGAGGGGGCAGGGACAAGCCCTTGTTTAAGACCAGGAGCAGAGACAGGAAGGGTCCCTACCGCCCTCAGTTTCCTGCCCCTGTGGGGGCCGGACAGGAAGCCACGCCGGAACCCAGCCGTGCCCCCCTCCACTTCCCTCcggccccagcctcaggggagggaCTCCGGCCTTTGGGGGAGCAGCCACCTTTCCAGCCCtactcctctcccctcctccaccccccaGCCGCGAGCAGCTCCGGGCATGGGGCAGACGTGCCCTGACTTAGCCTGACCACCCAGCCGGGGGCCCCTGGCAGGCACGAGCCCGGCGTGGGGCAGGGCCCCGGGTGTgagatggggaagggggaggggctcTGGAGATGCCAGGGTGGCACACAAAGGGGCGGGGCTTCCCCCACCCACCACCACTCCAGAAAGGGGAAGGTGCTTAGCTGCAGTTTCTCGGCTGTGCTAGGCAGGGCAGGCACCCCGAGGCCCAGCCCCCTCCTCTTGCCAGCTCACTGGGCATCCCTGGCCCAAGAATTCGAGCCCGGGGGCCGAGGGAGCGGTTAGGAGGAAAGAGGCGTCCCGCCGGCCTGGTGTGCGCACTGCACAGCTGGGCTCCCTCGGAACCTCCACGGTGACCGGTTCGGTGGCCCTCCAGCGGTGTGCTTGGTGGGGAAACAGCTGTGGCTACTGCCCGGCAGGGGGCCCTTCACATGTCCTGGGTCTGCCTCAGGCCCGATGAACCCGAACCCCAATCCAGGGCCCTGCTACCCACTCTCCCCATCAGAAGTAGCTGTGGGAAGGAGGAGCCTGGGGCCTGGGCCTCAGTAGGGGGGTCCCTCAGCCCCCAAACTGGGGAGCAAGTAGTGTGGGGGAACCGGCTGGGGGTCGGGCACAGAGATGGGCACAACAGACCAGGGAAAAGACGCCAGAGAATGCCGGAGGCCGAGATGCGTCAGGAGAGGCTCGTTAGGGATGGAGGGAGCCCGGAATAGGGAAGGCAGACAAGTGGAGACGTGCCCCCCGCTCCTCATCCCAAATAGCTCCATTCCCTCAATAACACACAGATCCCAGTTTCTCTCTCCACCTTTAATCGGCCCCCAGGGGGTTGGGGTCCGGGTGGCCTTTAAATACCACACAACCCCCCCAGGCCAggtccctctccccctcccttaagGGTCCAGCTTggggaggagtggggggaagggggccGGGCCTGCCGGGGGGTCCCCGGGGATCAGGGCGGGGGTCTCAGCTGCACTTGCAGGAGCGGACAATCATGTTGGACAGCTGCTCCACCTTGGGCTTCCGTCCCACATAGTAAACGATGGGCAAGGGCTCCAGGGCCTGGGGCACACAGCAAGGGTTGACTGAGGCCCCCGGGTTGTGCTggttgtagagggccagaacctgcaaggagggagaggagaaatgggGCTTCCTGGACCCCCGGCCCTTGCCCCCTCCCCCGGCCGCAGCATCTCACCTTGCTGTACTGGTTGTCCAGGCTCCAGATGTAGGGACAGGGCCCCAGGCAGAAATTGGCGTGATAACCTTTGGGCTCATGGATCCATTTCCAGCCCAAATCTTTCCGAAAATCAATGTAGAGCTGCCGGACACAGCAGTTCTTCTCTGAGGAGCTAGAGGGAGGGAGAGCGTCTCCAGGACTCAGAGGGAAGGGGGCTGCGGCGGGAGGCAAACTGGGGGACAGGAGAGTGGGCCGGCGGGGTcgggaaaaagaaagggggtgACCAAGGGGGACAAGAGGTCGGAGAGTCAGGGGTCAGAAAAGGGAGAAGCTATAGGCGGGTCCACAGGAGCAGGGGGGACAGGTCATTCTCACCTGAAGCAGTAGTCAGTGTCCAGGGCCCTCCGGTGCCTGGGGGTGTGAAGGTTCTGGGCCCTGTCCAACGGGGTGGCCATGAGCAGCAGGAAAGGACGGTTCTGGTTCTGAATAATGCCCATGTCTCCGCGGACATTGTTCAAACCTGGCAGGAGAGGCAGGGAGGTGAGCCCCAGTCCACTGGCCTCCATCCTGACCCCAGATATCCAGCCCCCAGACCAGGCACTCACCACTAATATCCACATGGAGCGGGGTATCTTTCTGGTCACACGAGCAGTGGGCACTGAGGCGGAAGGTCTCGGTCTTTTCTGGGAGCCACGAGAAGAGGGGAAGATGAGGTGGGGGCAGGCAAAAGGAAAGGACAGGGCTGGGGGCCCCGGGGATGCCACCTGGAGAGACCCCAACCAGTGGCCACTGAGTCCCCAGAGGGCAAAAAGATAATTGTCAAGGGGATGTGGGGATCTTGGTTCCAGAGAATTAACTAATTCCAGAGTCCTTTACTGGGATGTAAGAGATCTCCGGGCCTGATTCATCAGCACAAGCCTCCCTGACGGGAGGGCCGGAGCAGTGCCTCTTTCTCCCGGGACAGCCGCCTCCCTGTGCCTTTTCCCACCTCACCTTTGCTACTCAGCCACTGGTACACCACACTGGTGACATCAAAGGACAGCCACTCCATGCTCTGGCTGGGCCGGACGCGCTGGTTGGTCAGGTAGCGCCAGGAGCCATTGCCAAATTTCTTGGGGGAGGGCAGAGGGCAGTGAGGGGGCAGCCCCGGAGGATTCCACCCCCCCAAGCCCTGCCAGCCCCACATGCCCCAGCTGCCCCGGCTCACCTGATAGAGCTCCACGTGCTGTTCCATCGTAGACTTGGTCTTCAGCATCCGGAGCTCAGCTCGAGACAGCAGAGCCGGATTGGGTACGGCTTCCTGGAGCTCCGAGGTGTTGAAGTGGAAGTAGACGCTATGGGGGATCTTCTCAACTTCTGGGGGGCAGAGCAGAAGAGGGCGGTCAGGGGGAGCCCGCCTTCGGCAGCCCTGGCCAAAGCATCTCCGGCCCGTCTCGGCAGAGAGGTAAGGGATGCCTGAGGAAAGATGGCAGAGGCCGGGGCCAGGGGGCCCCTACCCGCCGGGAGCTCCCCTCCTTCCGTCCCCACTGCTTCCTGATCCAGTGCCCTCTCCCGACACACAGAGCACCCCCCACCTCCCAACAACTCCTTCTGTGGCCGAGCCTAAAGAAACCACAGAGCCAGTCCCTGGGTGGCCTGAGCCCCCGGGAGAGCAAGGGACCAGCaagtggggggagaggggggccAATAGGAACACAGGCTTGGGGGGGATGATGGGACATTAGAGGCTGCCTAGTTCAGCTCTTGCAGGGTAGTCgaggagagggaggaggtctAGAAAACAAGAGATTTGGCCAGTGTGGCGTGGGTGGGTGTTAAGTGGAAAAAGCTGGGGCTCCTctgcttggggggagggggcgtGGAGAGCAAAGAGAGgcctggagggggagggggagagggagggagcggggtggggagggggagacaaACGCGGAGGAGCCCGCAGGAGACGGGACAAAAGGCCCGCCAGCCGGAGCTGGAAGGGCTCATCCTGGCCCGCCGCCCATAGGAAGTAGGCGAGTGGTTTGGATTCGAACCCAAGACTTCGGCCTCTAAACCAGGGCACTTTCTGAGGACTAGGACGGGAGAAGACGTGGGGGAAGGGGGGTGCAGAGAAGGGGACGGGGAGCGCGGCCCGGGTCCCCGGCACCAGGGAAGGCGGGGCGGAAAGCGGGCAACCCGGGCGGGAACCTGTCTCGGCTCGCCCTCCAGCCGAGGTTCCAGCCGCCGCTCCTGCCCCGGGGCCACTGGCGGGAGGGAGGGACGGGGGCCGGACTCCGGGGTTTCCCGGCCGGCAGAGGGACGCCCCGCCCACGGCGTGTGGCCGCCCTCGTGGGTCCGGCCGGGGCTCCCCCGTTTCCCGAGCGTGTCGGGCTCGGGCCCCCTCCGGGTCCGCTGCGAGCAGCCGTTCCGCGGCGCGCGGGCCCTCCCCGGGGCTGTGGGCGCCCCTCCCCCCAGGGGCTCACCCGGATTCTGGGGCAGCATGAGGACCCGGGTGACCTCCTTGGCGTAGTAGTCGGTCTCGGCCTCGGGCCCCGGCTCGGCCACGCGGTCCCGGGTGCTGTTGTAGAGGGCAAGCACGGCGTCGGGCAGCGGGCCCGGGGGCACGTCGCCCTGGCCTGGCGGGCTGTCCAGCCGCAGCTTGGACAGGATCTGCCCGCGGATGGCCTCGATGCGCCGCCGCTTCACCAGCTCCATGTCCAAGGTCTTGCAGGTGGACATGGCCGCGGCCGGGCGCGGCGGGGCCAGCAGGAGCGCCAGCAGCGGCACCAgggcagccgcc from Sminthopsis crassicaudata isolate SCR6 chromosome 3, ASM4859323v1, whole genome shotgun sequence includes these protein-coding regions:
- the CCDC97 gene encoding coiled-coil domain-containing protein 97 isoform X1 — encoded protein: METEAVQGSRAAAAAASAAPELGLGGGALHWGEPSGAPPPEAPQKQGPAQAEEEDEEEVQEDPGVRAMLRAVAGSRIPVRSQQKDEPDFTEREKVAILRRLYRDKPLVFLERFRSSLREEHLACFQHLRGDYRADFYCAEVLRGAAARGRASRTRLRNRRYAALQELIRGGEYFSDEQMRARDPLLYEQYIGQYLSEEELAARSPKTLAPDGCPLADLLLQSYQEGVLQRRLLQQQEEEEACLEEDEDEEEEDEEEEENCGPGQEEEAWVPDSEEKVILREEFTSRMHQRFLDGKDGDFDYSKVDDNPEFDNLDIVTRDEEERYFDEEEPGEAEPDEED
- the CCDC97 gene encoding coiled-coil domain-containing protein 97 isoform X2, whose protein sequence is METEAVQGSRAAAAASAAPELGLGGGALHWGEPSGAPPPEAPQKQGPAQAEEEDEEEVQEDPGVRAMLRAVAGSRIPVRSQQKDEPDFTEREKVAILRRLYRDKPLVFLERFRSSLREEHLACFQHLRGDYRADFYCAEVLRGAAARGRASRTRLRNRRYAALQELIRGGEYFSDEQMRARDPLLYEQYIGQYLSEEELAARSPKTLAPDGCPLADLLLQSYQEGVLQRRLLQQQEEEEACLEEDEDEEEEDEEEEENCGPGQEEEAWVPDSEEKVILREEFTSRMHQRFLDGKDGDFDYSKVDDNPEFDNLDIVTRDEEERYFDEEEPGEAEPDEED
- the TGFB1 gene encoding transforming growth factor beta-1 proprotein; protein product: MPPSGLRAAAAAALVPLLALLLAPPRPAAAMSTCKTLDMELVKRRRIEAIRGQILSKLRLDSPPGQGDVPPGPLPDAVLALYNSTRDRVAEPGPEAETDYYAKEVTRVLMLPQNPEVEKIPHSVYFHFNTSELQEAVPNPALLSRAELRMLKTKSTMEQHVELYQKFGNGSWRYLTNQRVRPSQSMEWLSFDVTSVVYQWLSSKEKTETFRLSAHCSCDQKDTPLHVDISGLNNVRGDMGIIQNQNRPFLLLMATPLDRAQNLHTPRHRRALDTDYCFSSSEKNCCVRQLYIDFRKDLGWKWIHEPKGYHANFCLGPCPYIWSLDNQYSKVLALYNQHNPGASVNPCCVPQALEPLPIVYYVGRKPKVEQLSNMIVRSCKCS